In Actinomadura luteofluorescens, the sequence CATCCGCTGCCCACGGCCGAGGGCATGATGGACAGCCACGTCCTGCGCAAGGCGTCCTTCCGGCTGCCCGCGCTCGCCGACCTCGCCGTCCTGCGCTTCAACACGCGGGGGACGACGTCGGCGCGCGGCACGAGCCAGGGCGAGTTCGGCGACGGCGAGACCGAGCGGTTCGACGTGGCGGCGGCGCTGGAGTACACCGAGTACCACGACCTGCCGCAGCCGTGGCTGCTCGGCTGGTCGTTCGGCACCGAGCTGGCGCTCAGGTGGGGACGCGACCCGCTGGTCGAGGGCGCGATCCTGCTGTCGCCGCCGCTGAAGAGGGCCGGTGACGCCGACCTCGACGCGTGGGGCGCCGACGGGCGGCCCCTCGTGGCGCTGGTGCCGGAGTTCGACGACTACCTGCGCCCGGCGGAGGCGCGGGAGCGGTTCAAGCGCGTCCCCCAGGCCGAGGTGATCGCGGTGGACAACGCCAAGCACCTCTGGGTGGGCGAGCCCTACGTCCGGATCGTGCTGAACGAGATCGTCAAGCGGGTCGCGCCGGCCGCCTCCCCGCTCCCCACTGAATGGGATGAAACGGACAGATAAACGCTTGCGGCCGATCGCGGCCACTCCGTCCCACCGGCCGCGCCAGCGGGCGACCATTGCCCAATGACGGTGCAGCTGTACGCAAGGGACGTGGGGACCGGCACGCCGATCGTGCTGCTGCACGCCTTCCCGCTGTCGTCGGCGATGTGGCTCGCCCAGCGGGAGGGCCTCGCCGGCCGGTTCCGGGTCATCACCCCCGACCTGCGCGGCTTCGGCGGTTCCCTGCTCGGCGACGACGAACCGTCCGTCGACACCATGGCCGACGACGTCGCCCGCGCGTGCCGCTCGCTCGGCGTCCGGCGGGCCGTCGTCGGCGGGCTGTCCATGGGCGGGTACGTGGCGATGGCGCTGTGCCGGCGGCACCCCGACCTCGTCCTCGGCCTCGTGCTGGCCGCCACCCGCGCCGCCGCCGACACCGGCCCCGTGCGGGAGAACCGGCTGCGGCAGGCCGGCGCCCTGGAGGGCGAGCGCAGCACCCGCGTCCTCGTGGACGAGGTGCTGCCCGGCCTCGTCGGCCCCACCACCTTGCGGCAGCGGGCGCTGATCTACGGGCGGGTCCGCGGCCTCGTCCAGGCGGCGCCGCCGCTCGCGGCCGCGTGGGCGCAGCGCGCCATGGCGGGACGCGCGGACTCCTTCGAGACGCTCCGCGGCCTCCGCGTCCCCGCACTCGTCATGATCGGGGACGAGGACGCGCTGGCCACCGAGGACGAGGCCCGCGCCATGGCCGAGGCGATGCCGAACGCCGAGACGCTCGTCATCTCGCGCGCCGGGCACCTGTGCGCGGTGGAGCAGCCGGACCTGTTCAACCAGGCGGTGGCGGAGTTCGCCGCCGCCCTCGCCCGCACCGCGCGCTGAGCCGGGCGCGCCCGGCCCGGCGCCCGGTCTAGAGGGTCTCCTGGCGCGGCATGACGACCTCGCGGATCAGCAGCGAGATCGCGGCCGCCGTCGGGATCGCCAGCAGCGCCCCGACCACGCCGAGCAGCGCCGCGCCGACCAGCGCCGCCACGATCGTCACCGCCGGCTGGACGTCCACGGTCCGCTTCATGACCCGCGGGTAGACGACGTAGTTCTCCACCTGCTGGTAGACGACGTAGAAGACCGCGCAGACGATGAGGTCGGTGGTGGTCCCGGTCAGGAACGCCACCAGGGAGACGACCACCGCGCCGATCGTGGCGCCGATCAGCGGGATGAGGTCGGTCACCGCGACGATCAGCGCCAGCGCGAGCGCGTACTTCACCCCGAGGATCGACAGGAAGATGTACGAGCACACGCCCGC encodes:
- a CDS encoding alpha/beta fold hydrolase, yielding MTVQLYARDVGTGTPIVLLHAFPLSSAMWLAQREGLAGRFRVITPDLRGFGGSLLGDDEPSVDTMADDVARACRSLGVRRAVVGGLSMGGYVAMALCRRHPDLVLGLVLAATRAAADTGPVRENRLRQAGALEGERSTRVLVDEVLPGLVGPTTLRQRALIYGRVRGLVQAAPPLAAAWAQRAMAGRADSFETLRGLRVPALVMIGDEDALATEDEARAMAEAMPNAETLVISRAGHLCAVEQPDLFNQAVAEFAAALARTAR
- a CDS encoding alpha/beta hydrolase, producing MAEIRAASVLPARREDITLHTSDGLELVGELALPPERPPVATLVCLHPLPTAEGMMDSHVLRKASFRLPALADLAVLRFNTRGTTSARGTSQGEFGDGETERFDVAAALEYTEYHDLPQPWLLGWSFGTELALRWGRDPLVEGAILLSPPLKRAGDADLDAWGADGRPLVALVPEFDDYLRPAEARERFKRVPQAEVIAVDNAKHLWVGEPYVRIVLNEIVKRVAPAASPLPTEWDETDR